A DNA window from Leishmania panamensis strain MHOM/PA/94/PSC-1 chromosome 27 sequence contains the following coding sequences:
- a CDS encoding protein kinase, putative (TriTrypDB/GeneDB-style sysID: LpmP.27.1400) has product MNSSPASTHTSAFPDADTTSIALSSAEFLECPRCHRHCKSRTWFLKHLEACSKSASSSSTRGNTVSGEGSTGTPRAVAFTTKSNHHYRHLSRSSATEDDTPLLLESMASTTTSSSTSHSHQQSHKPSRLTHVAGSDGREAGLSNSIDAGPSANAGFSRSSVVALGGYRDGRSESNHTPTATSQASPHWFIDDLLVTRSTTGVGAGGGIISNGMSRPTSPSQGSPIYVASPCGLRAGGSCSESGSAHVSAAFGSASAPAAAQASSSSYMRHRDEGQPHRQPARQESFRLQSDFTWTQYTPSASEEEKDDDALGEHDGSVLDYSIRRLSRNTGAEQLMGPGYADRAPDQWVHERLLSGGSNTYRTNSPGAVIDVSRHAATDMLHDATRPLQGEQQVPRIFSGSIAELSPLARNVSGVADGCQSVGSGTNSARFHRSAHSSASPVSHSRTSSCTSPVFSQAIGSLSFLRINVSPTSATPIGSSANQLNGLNASFSGGSGRTPRQGDRCSTVTPRTISFQRGRAVGSGGFGTVYQAILSDGSLAAVKELKLENANLKAIDREVRAMSSIPPHPNCVRYLGSRYSAHHYYIIMEYISGGSINSLRKSVGRFRESVFQRYAYMVLLGLSHLHANGIVHRDIKGANVLLDESGCAKIVDFGCSGNLNQATTTLGCGGTPLWMAPEVCRGEPATEKSDIWAYGCLCLEMTNDTGVPWNFLPGMTLQGVVYALACAKSPPPIPTDLSSEAQDFLRCCLRVDPEERATVAELLQHPFFDVDLMENSEEDELLSSCEVSARQSAVKRVVQQVNRSSALDAAAHVHEQQQYRNNDGEVGGSAGDAQGSPLLQGFAGVSLSSRGIYSGGCGPILEPDAGALSRSSNSHSKSPSGPQLDHYTRSVNIGFSLQPVDDDDDDTGDGAGELEDNAGPSPSLCGGPPSAIAETAVSANRCRTSFSYAGVEEDENEYKQMITEIITQAREAYTDEERRMTERQRRLNLMCRSSDEDTSITASASSGSDTNNSDVGNGSDSRSSAEENEMSQHGDIESDLSTLSSSDEDDGLNSHSVGGPRRHSLGATWRAQFTHPSAASEKAGEPQGAASTALQQEPVSVARGEDSMAPLVSASSSCRGRLPRPGTNSSATLAATSPTSARVDSTDTSISPYGAISSSTPGLEVSPQSQLSPHSAPTHPSLTSPYPPRKQQPRPSPLSPPMHLGEVMKRDFSRTASRSRISTPFSKSPSDSVVVTAAGGVASSPHETGGPAGLPTAVWQPVGTSPSSPHIFVGAENPLPLPSAPAAQHGTVGGPVLSDRSSSTRNLPLQPPLAVGGPHRQTTPPQPAPTTAPPSAHPDFAASSTEWYFGSSGRIDANSATWKTGASDHLSRELSMAQKEMQEMLDWGTSSDRRHALSSSSPDIGRRSSKASSTTVPSAVRGDNGHRSRCCFRHLRRSHGENADPESTPVTPDLSRHVSTGLSAMETVPAVQQPAKRKLCGLGIFRSMRSK; this is encoded by the coding sequence GGGCCCAGCGCCAACGCGGGGttctcgcgcagctctgTCGTCGCTCTTGGCGGGTACCGCGACGGACGAAGCGAGTCAAATCACACGCCAACGGCAACCTCGCAAGCATCACCGCACTGGTTCATTGATGACCTGCTAGTGACTCGTTCAACCACCGGCGtcggcgctggaggtggcaTCATATCCAACGGCATGTCCAGACCAACGAGCCCCTCACAAGGAAGCCCGATCTACGTTGCAAGTCCGTGCGGACTTCGCGCAGGTGGAAGCTGCAGTGAGAGCGGCTCTGCTCACGTATCGGCGGCATTTGGCAGCGCTTCTGCTCCGGCGGCTGCACaggcctcctcgtcttcctaCATGAGGCATCGCGATGAAGGACAACCGCATCGTCAGCCGGCACGCCAAGAGAGTTTTCGGCTGCAGTCGGACTTCACCTGGACGCAGTACACCCCCAGTGCCtcggaagaggagaaagacgacgacgcacTCGGCGAGCACGACGGCTCTGTCCTCGACTACTCCATCCGGCGGTTATCACGGAACACTGGTGCGGAACAGTTGATGGGGCCTGGTTACGCTGACAGGGCCCCTGATCAATGGGTCCATGAACGGCTACTCAGCGGGGGAAGCAACACTTACAGAACCAATTCACCTGGTGCGGTCATCGACGTCAGTCGCCACGCGGCGACAGATATGCTGCACGATGCCACCCGACCTCTGCAAGGCGAGCAACAAGTGCCACGGATTTTCTCGGGGTCCATCGCCGagctctcccctctcgcgcGCAACGTAAGTGGCGTGGCAGATGGATGCCAGAGTGTTGGAAGCGGCACCAACAGCGCCCGCTTTCACCGCtcagcgcacagcagcgcttccCCTGTCAGTCATAGCCGAACATCGTCGTGCACCTCACCGGTGTTCTCGCAGGCGATAGGCAGTCTAAGCTTTCTACGCATCAACGTATCGcccaccagcgccacgcctattggcagcagcgcgaacCAACTCAATGGACTGAATGCCAGCttcagtggcggcagcggccgcacCCCACGCCAGGGCgatcgctgcagcaccgtcacccCTCGCACCATCTCCTTCCAGCGTGGGCGCGCCGTCGGCTCCGGCGGCTTCGGCACTGTCTACCAGGCGATTCTCTCCGATGGCTCCCTCGCGGCCGTCAAGGAGCTGAAGCTCGAGAATGCCAACTTGAAGGCGATCGACCGTGAGGTACGCGCCATGAGCAGCATTCCCCCACATCCGAATTGTGTCCGCTACCTCGGGTCGCGCTACAGCGCTCATCACTACTACATCATAATGGAGTACATTAGCGGCGGTAGCATCAACTCGTTGCGCAAGTCAGTGGGGCGGTTCCGTGAATCGGTCTTCCAGCGCTACGCGTACATGGTACTTCTTGGTCTTTCTCATCTTCACGCAAACGGCATCGTGCACCGAGACATCAAAGGGGCGAACGTGCTGCTCGACGAGAGCGGATGCGCGAAGATTGTCGACTTTGGCTGCAGTGGTAACCTGAACCAAGCCACGACAACGCTGGGTTGTGGTGGAACTCCGCTGTGGATGGCCCCGGAGGTGTGCCGAGGCGAGCCAGCTACGGAGAAGTCCGATATCTGGGCCTACGGCTGCCTGTGTCTGGAGATGACGAACGACACCGGGGTGCCGTGGAACTTTCTCCCTGGCATGACGCTGCAGGGGGTGGTGTACGCGTTGGCCTGCGCCAAGTCGCCACCCCCCATCCCAACCGATCTCTCTTCTGAGGCGCAGGATTTCCTTCGATGCTGCCTGCGAGTCGATCCAGAGGAGCGAGCCaccgtggcggagctgctgcagcacccctTCTTTGACGTGGACCTGATGGAGAATTCGGAAGAGGACGAGCTGCTGTCTTCCTGCGAGGTGAGCGCGCGCCAGTCGGCTGTGAAGCGAGTCGTCCAGCAGGTGAACCGTAGCAGTGCGCTCGACGCCGCGGCCCACGTGcacgaacagcagcagtaccgcaACAATGACGGAGAAgtgggtggcagcgccggcgacgcaCAAGGCAGCCCTCTCCTGCAAGGCTTTGCGGGCGTCTCTCTATCGTCACGAGGAATTTACAGCGGCGGATGTGGGCCCATTTTGGAACCAGACGCAGGCGCTCTTTCACGATCCTCAAATTCGCATTCGAAGAGTCCCTCAGGCCCTCAGCTGGATCACTACACCCGTAGCGTAAATATTGGCTTCAGCTTGCAGCCCGTGGATGATGATGACGATGACACCGGCGATGGAGCTGGGGAATTGGAGGACAACGCCGGCCCTAGCCCCAGTTTGTGTGGAGGGCCACCATCCGCCATTGCAGAAACCGCTGTGTCGGCCAatcgctgccgcacctcttTTAGCTACGCtggcgtggaggaggacgagaacGAGTACAAGCAGATGATCACTGAAATTATCACCCAGGCACGCGAGGCGTACACAGACGAGGAGAGGCGTATGacggagcggcagcggaggctaAACCTGATGTGCCGGAGCAGTGACGAGGACACTTCCATTACAGCGTCTGccagcagcggaagcgacACCAACAACAGTGACGTCGGtaacggcagcgacagcagaaGCTCTgcggaggagaacgagatgAGTCAGCACGGTGATATCGAGAGTGACTTGAGTACTCTCAGCAGTAGCGACGAAGATGACGGACTCAATAGCCACTCCGTTGGTGGTCCGCGTCGTCACTCGCTCGGGGCAACATGGCGCGCTCAGTTTACACACCCTTCGGCGGCTTCTGAGAAGGCGGGTGAGCCGCAAGGCGCAGCCAGCACCGCGTTACAGCAGGAGCCGGTGTCTGTTGCACGAGGAGAGGACTCCATGGCACCCCTTGtgtcagcgtcgtcgtcttgTCGTGGTCGCCTACCTCGGCCCGGCACAAACTCAAGTGCAACTCTCGCGGCGACCTCGCCTACCAGTGCGCGTGTTGATTCGACGGACACCTCCATCTCGCCCTACGGAGCCATCTCTTCAAGTACGCCGGGCTTGGAAGTCAGCCCACAGTCGCAACTGTCCCCCCACAGTGCACCGActcatccctctctcacctcccCATACCCTCCACGtaagcagcagccgcgcccaTCCCCACTCTCGCCGCCGATGCACCTAGGAGAGGTCATGAAGAGAGACTTCTCACGCACTGCCAGCCGCTCCCGAATCAGCACGCCCTTCAGCAAATCGCCTTCCGACAGCGTTGTCGTGACGGCGGCTGGCGGTGTCGCAAGCTCACCGCACGAGACGGGAGGTCCTGCCGGGCTGCCGACTGCGGTTTGGCAGCCCGTCggcacctctccctcctcaccgcaCATCTTCGTAGGTGCAGAGaatcctctcccccttcccagcgctcctgctgctcagcacgGTACCGTTGGCGGCCCTGTTCTGAGTGACCGCAGCAGTAGCACCCGCAACCTGCCGCTGCAACCTCCACTGGCAGTTGGAGGCCCGCACCGCCAGACtacaccgccgcagccggCCCCAACGACCGCGCCTCCGTCTGCACACCCCGACTTCGCTGCCAGCTCGACCGAGTGGTATTTCGGCAGTTCGGGTAGAATCGATGCCAACAGTGCCACCTGGAAAACAGGTGCGTCCGACCACCTGTCCAGAGAACTTTCCATGGCACAGAAGGAGATGCAGGAGATGCTGGACTGGGGGACCAGCAGCGATCGTCGCCACgccttgtcctcctcgtcgccggACATAggccggcgcagctccaaAGCGTCGTCGACAACCGTCCCCAGCGCCGTTCGTGGCGATAATGGCCatcgcagtcgctgctgttttCGCCACCTGAGGCGTAGCCATGGCGAGAATGCCGACCCCGAGTCTACCCCCGTAACGCCGGACCTCTCACGACATGTATCGACGGGGCTATCGGCGATGGAGACGGTGCCCGCAGTGCAGCAACCGGCAAAGCGCAAGCTCTGTGGCCTCGGTATTTTTCGTAGTATGAGGAGCAAGTAG